One window of Papaver somniferum cultivar HN1 chromosome 9, ASM357369v1, whole genome shotgun sequence genomic DNA carries:
- the LOC113308851 gene encoding uncharacterized protein LOC113308851: MDDFDDDFGQYMKGEHDVDLFPEEEVFTPVDPSKMEVKTRFANKEAFKKHLRGYCVLNKCQYILDRSAPSRIKAECRFKTEHDCPWFVYASKKEGEKTFVLRKVNLEHKCEGDPQNRNRSADPHFVKDFVLDQMKNKPKKVVPDPYKIKEDFLAEKRVNIPYQCAWKARNLVLESLYGNYKESYNEVPAFCKMFTKCNDGSVAKFTFDTVNNTFESMTLSFEPAMRGWRKACRGVIGLDACHLTGEYGGVLMAATALDGQNGLVMLGIMVCRAETKENWIIFLKHLKDAILAHPVKVAFISDRQKGLLEAVGIVFPGHHHRYCWRHLYKNFKKDYKGLELYSSLWNAAKAYKEKHFQEHFDNIVKQSAAAGAYLSREDPATWSRAFFNPIHCCEHMNNNFSESFNNMINKMRNKPIIMIGIMYANLVMGTWYNRRTESASWVDGNLVPTAVTLIKKMLEFVTDYGVDPCVAGELYMVTSPKNSVFTVNILAKTCSCLQWQLRGFPCMHAVSALHSIRPQWRKYCSDYYSVENYKATYAPTFAPLDDKSEWVQPNMNKKILNPPHSRKPGRPKSKRVRSYDEPRVEKTKRRCGKCGNVTNHNKRTCAGGEVGSNPTAKRQRTECDAQSFTFSNIEPSQTTGVRGAAKSNKKRTASFVGECFTGPGSQPLATPSSTPASTTPMSLPSIAPSSTPPSTINNLYQNFFGIGSVSQNIKQGKGRGNGKAKKK; the protein is encoded by the exons ATGGATgactttgatgatgattttggtcaGTACATGAAGGGTGAGCATGATGTAGATCTTTTccctgaagaagaagtttttactCCAGTAGATCCTAGCAAAATGGAGGTAAAAACTAGATTTGCAAATAAGGAAGCATTTAAGAAACATCTCAGGGGTTATTGTGTTCTTAATAAGTGTCAATATATTTTGGATAGAAGTGCTCCCTCTAGAATTAAGGCTGAGTGTAGGTTTAAAACAGAACATGATTGTCCTTGGTTTGTGTATGCTAGCAAGAAAGAGGGTGAGAAGACTTTTGTTCTTAGGAAAGTGAATTTGGAACATAAGTGTGAAGGGGATCCCCAAAATAGGAATAGATCTGCTGATCCTCATTTTGTAAAGGATTTTGTTCTTGATCAGATGAAGAATAAGCCTAAAAAAGTTGTTCCAGACCCTTATAAAATCAAGGAAGACTTCTTAGCTGAAAAGAGAGTAAATATACCATATCAGTGTGCATGGAAGGCTAGGAATCTAGTTTTAGAGTCATTATATGGGAACTATAAAGAAAGTTACAATGAAGTACCAGCATTCTGCAAGATGTTTACAAAATGCAATGATGGGTCTGTTGCTAAGTTCACTTTTGACACAGTGAATAACACCTTTGAAAGCATGACACTCTCATTTGAACCTGCAATGAGGGGTTGGCGAAAAGCATGCAGGGGAGTTATAGGGCTTGATGCCTGCCATCTAACAGGGGAATATGGGGGAGTATTGATGGCTGCAACTGCACTTGATGGACAGAATGGGTTAGTAATGTTAGGAATTATGGTATGCAGAGCTGAAACAAAGGAAaattggatcatttttttgaagcatttgaagGATGCAATATTAGCACATCCAGTGAAAGTGGCTTTCATTTCAGATAGGCAAAAAGGTTTATTGGAAGCTGTTGGTATAGTGTTCCCTGGCCATCACCACAGATACTGTTGGAG ACATTTATACAAAAATTTCAAGAAGGATTACAAGGGTCTTGAATTATACAGTTCTTTATGGAATGCAGCAAAAGCATACAAAGAAAAGCATTTTCAG GAACATTTTGACAATATTGTGAAACAGAGTGCTGCAGCTGGTGCTTATCTCAGTAGAGAAGATCCTGCTACATGGTCCAGGGCCTTTTTTAACCCTATTCACTGTTGTGAACatatgaacaacaatttttcagaGTCTTTTAACAATATGATCAACAAGATGAGAAATAAACCAATTATAATGATAGGAATAATGTATGCTAACTTAGTGATGGGTACATGGTACAATAGGAGGACTGAATCTGCATCATGGGTAGATGGTAATTTGGTTCCTACTGCTGTTACATTGATTAAGAAAATGTTGGAATTTGTGACTGACTATGGTGTTGACCCTTGTGTGGCTGGAGAGTTATATATGGTGACTAGTCCAAAGAATTCTGTGTTCACAGTGAACATACTTGCCAAGACTTGCTCTTGTTTGCAGTGGCAGTTGAGGGGGTTCCCCTGTATGCATGCAGTGAGTGCATTGCATAGCATAAGGCCACAATGGAGAaa GTACTGCAGTGATTACTATTCAGTGGAGAACTATAAGGCCACATATGCACCAACTTTTGCACCACTAGATGATAAAAGTGAATGGGTCCAG CCAAACATGAACAAGAAGATCTTGAACCCTCCTCACAGTAGGAAACCAGGAAGACCCAAGAGCAAGAGGGTAAGAAGTTATGATGAACCTCGTGTtgagaagacaaaaaggaggtgtGGGAAATGTGGAAATGTTACTAACCACAACAAAAGAACATGTGCTGGTGGTGAAGTGGGATCTAATCCAACTGCAAAGAGGCAAAGGACTGAATGTGATGCACAAAGCTTCACCTTCAGCAACATAGAGCCAAGTCAGACCACCGGAGTTAGGGGTGCAGCTAAGTCAAACAAGAAGAGAACGGCATCATTTGTTGGTGAATGTTTTACAGGGCCTGGCAGTCAGCCTTTGGCAACACCATCTTCTACTCCAGCTTCCACAACACCTATGAGTCTGCCATCTATAGCACCATCTTCTACTCCACCCTCTACAATAAATAACCTTTATCAGAACTTCTTTGGCATTGGATCTGTATCTCAGAATATAAAACAAGGAAAGGGAAGGGGAAATGGAAAGGCTAAGAAGAAATGA